One genomic window of Undibacterium cyanobacteriorum includes the following:
- a CDS encoding ATP-binding protein: MFHIKSLELVHWDYWQRIKNIPLDAKIITIAGQNGSGKTTLLDALRTLFGLECSMGRSYKHYARHSGQQTAWIRAVVDNSAVGAQISNRPFRMSGLYEDEVTLFCQIQKNGGDWKRQYLMRSGKVEIEEIQDANDWLGVETYRKRLSHAGLSSAMGKVLALEQGETDKLCEYAPRQLLDLVFQVFGDKEVLDAYDDAKRHQRDTETELQRFETELEGAKTNLEGLRLKVANFHQWESLNKEKRDLQEEILPTLQYHEDLERASQTSQALRASKRYLKTQDEALSERRMALAEQAQLHSEAQRKEVELEAEENALREKLTHINAKLKPQESLLEQKARLQKLAAEADADIANIADELEKKEAELAQQKQERDALSQRIAADMETISALQGKATLPDPENVRQMRRALNDANIPHSMLPEIVEVTDAKWQGAVEGVLRGYTSVILLDNPSDASAAYRIGEKLRYSHFIVPDRINAPSVKDSSLLSVVSFNAKAPAWLIEQLERIETVDSIDEGMRLSKTQEWITPDAYHFERRGGRSLFVEVSRYRFGNAGRTQRLEALQKALPRLQSQEDQLTIKISKLAGEISSFKARLAGVDAAKELSARHAEFEEAARNTEPLKQQRIEVGTRLGEISPLLKAATEQRTVAHLKWEQAKAAIADNEAQLRSAEKRHAEERKQQFETLRKMRETWHTLPLNWKRPSHRKELVAEHENVHQIELRLRSLTNNLARDDWETDSTVVDQYTRLNNLLQNRQAETDERRYQNNRAIEATVNARAAYMDRLRYTIKTYSKNIKQLGELAGIEVHTDPVKLENDDILLAQAGLHVRFKFDGKGPIGMNDGEASGGQQVMKSLILLIGLLKSEDGTGGFVFIDEPFAHLDIRNIQLVGEFLKNTDAQYLMTTPLTHNTDVYDPSELTLITSKKKKDTEWAQPIFVLQRRAEKNKDARH, encoded by the coding sequence ATGTTTCATATCAAATCACTCGAATTAGTTCACTGGGATTACTGGCAACGTATCAAGAATATTCCACTTGATGCCAAGATCATTACCATCGCTGGACAAAACGGTTCTGGCAAAACGACTTTGCTTGACGCTTTGCGTACTTTGTTTGGACTCGAGTGTTCCATGGGACGTTCTTACAAACACTATGCACGCCACTCTGGTCAACAGACCGCATGGATACGTGCGGTGGTCGACAATAGTGCGGTCGGTGCACAAATCTCGAATCGCCCTTTCCGTATGTCCGGCTTATATGAAGACGAAGTGACCTTGTTCTGCCAAATTCAAAAGAATGGTGGCGATTGGAAGCGTCAATACCTCATGCGCAGCGGCAAAGTCGAGATTGAAGAAATTCAAGATGCCAATGATTGGCTCGGTGTGGAAACCTATCGTAAGCGCCTCTCACATGCAGGCCTGTCTTCTGCGATGGGCAAAGTGTTGGCCTTGGAACAAGGTGAAACCGATAAGCTGTGCGAATACGCGCCACGTCAATTGCTCGATCTCGTATTCCAAGTCTTCGGTGATAAAGAAGTGCTCGATGCGTATGACGATGCGAAACGTCATCAACGCGATACAGAAACCGAATTGCAACGTTTCGAGACAGAACTCGAAGGCGCGAAAACCAACCTCGAAGGTTTGCGTTTAAAAGTCGCTAACTTCCACCAATGGGAAAGTCTCAACAAAGAGAAACGCGACTTGCAGGAAGAGATTCTGCCGACGCTGCAATACCACGAAGATCTAGAACGCGCTTCACAAACCAGCCAAGCGCTGCGCGCCAGTAAGCGCTATCTGAAGACGCAAGACGAAGCCCTGTCTGAACGCCGCATGGCGCTCGCCGAACAAGCGCAATTGCATAGCGAAGCGCAAAGGAAAGAAGTTGAACTTGAGGCAGAAGAAAACGCATTGCGCGAGAAACTCACTCATATCAATGCCAAGTTGAAACCTCAAGAAAGTTTATTGGAACAAAAAGCGCGCTTGCAAAAATTGGCTGCGGAAGCCGATGCTGATATCGCCAATATTGCGGATGAACTCGAGAAAAAAGAAGCCGAATTAGCCCAACAAAAGCAAGAACGCGACGCTCTCAGTCAACGCATTGCCGCCGACATGGAAACCATTTCGGCCTTGCAAGGAAAAGCGACTCTGCCCGATCCTGAAAACGTGCGCCAAATGCGCCGCGCTTTGAATGACGCCAACATTCCACACAGCATGTTGCCTGAGATCGTTGAAGTCACCGACGCCAAATGGCAAGGCGCGGTGGAAGGCGTCTTGCGCGGCTACACTTCCGTGATCTTGCTCGACAATCCTAGCGACGCATCGGCGGCGTATCGTATCGGTGAAAAACTCCGTTACAGCCACTTCATCGTTCCCGATCGCATCAATGCACCTAGCGTTAAAGACTCCAGCTTACTGTCGGTTGTGAGTTTCAATGCCAAAGCGCCAGCATGGTTGATCGAACAATTGGAACGCATCGAAACGGTCGATAGCATCGATGAAGGCATGCGTTTATCCAAGACGCAAGAATGGATCACACCAGACGCCTATCATTTCGAACGTCGTGGTGGCCGCTCCTTATTCGTTGAGGTGTCACGCTATCGTTTCGGCAATGCGGGGCGTACGCAGCGTTTGGAGGCCTTGCAAAAAGCGCTGCCACGTCTGCAGTCACAAGAAGATCAATTGACGATCAAGATCTCCAAACTCGCCGGAGAAATTTCCTCATTCAAAGCGCGCTTAGCGGGCGTCGATGCTGCCAAAGAATTGAGTGCACGTCATGCCGAGTTCGAAGAAGCGGCGCGCAACACTGAACCATTGAAACAGCAACGCATTGAAGTCGGTACGCGCCTCGGTGAAATTTCTCCATTGTTGAAAGCGGCCACCGAACAACGGACCGTAGCGCATCTGAAATGGGAGCAAGCCAAAGCTGCTATTGCGGACAACGAAGCGCAATTGCGTAGCGCTGAAAAACGTCATGCGGAAGAACGCAAACAACAATTCGAAACGCTGCGCAAAATGCGTGAGACCTGGCATACCTTGCCACTCAATTGGAAACGTCCATCGCATCGCAAAGAATTGGTGGCAGAGCACGAGAACGTACATCAGATCGAATTGCGATTGCGTAGCTTGACCAATAATCTTGCCCGCGACGATTGGGAAACCGACTCCACCGTGGTCGATCAGTACACGCGCTTAAACAATCTGCTGCAAAATCGCCAAGCCGAAACGGATGAACGACGCTATCAAAATAACCGCGCTATCGAAGCGACGGTGAATGCACGGGCGGCTTATATGGATCGCTTGCGTTACACGATCAAGACCTATAGCAAGAACATCAAACAACTCGGTGAACTCGCTGGAATTGAAGTGCATACAGATCCGGTGAAGTTGGAGAACGACGATATCTTATTGGCGCAAGCAGGATTGCATGTGCGCTTTAAGTTCGATGGTAAAGGCCCGATTGGTATGAATGACGGTGAAGCATCGGGTGGTCAACAGGTTATGAAATCGTTGATCCTACTGATCGGTCTCTTGAAATCAGAAGATGGCACTGGCGGCTTCGTCTTTATCGACGAACCATTTGCTCACTTAGATATTCGCAATATCCAGTTGGTCGGTGAGTTCTTGAAGAACACCGACGCGCAATACCTGATGACGACACCGTTAACCCACAACACCGACGTCTACGATCCATCCGAGTTGACACTAATCACCAGCAAGAAAAAGAAAGACACAGAATGGGCACAGCCGATTTTTGTCTTGCAACGTCGCGCTGAAAAAAATAAGGATGCACGTCATTAA
- the msrA gene encoding peptide-methionine (S)-S-oxide reductase MsrA has translation MGSANLQIATFGGGCFWCTEAVFQQIRGVTLLESGYSGGQVHQPSYEQICTGRTGHAEVIRITFDAELITYSELLDIFFVTHDPTTLNRQGADTGTQYRSVIFFHDAHQEQEARAAMQRAAGHWPDPIVTELSPAPQFYIAEDYHQNYFRRNPQQGYCAFVVAPKVAKARKAFADKLVS, from the coding sequence ATGGGATCTGCCAATCTTCAAATCGCGACCTTTGGTGGCGGATGTTTTTGGTGCACTGAGGCGGTTTTTCAACAAATCCGCGGCGTTACTTTGCTTGAATCTGGCTACAGCGGTGGGCAAGTGCATCAACCGAGCTACGAACAAATCTGCACTGGTCGCACCGGGCACGCTGAAGTCATCCGCATCACCTTTGATGCGGAGCTGATTACTTATTCGGAACTACTTGATATTTTCTTCGTGACGCATGATCCGACTACCTTAAATCGCCAAGGTGCAGACACCGGCACACAATATCGATCAGTGATTTTTTTCCACGATGCGCATCAAGAGCAAGAGGCACGTGCCGCCATGCAACGCGCCGCAGGACACTGGCCCGATCCTATCGTCACAGAACTGAGCCCTGCGCCACAGTTCTATATCGCTGAGGACTACCATCAAAATTACTTTCGCCGTAACCCGCAACAAGGCTATTGCGCATTCGTGGTCGCTCCGAAAGTCGCCAAGGCGAGAAAGGCCTTTGCTGATAAGTTGGTGAGCTAA
- a CDS encoding GNAT family N-acetyltransferase produces the protein MQTSHRVQEHKTMQIRTATIADFEKIWPIFHAVVSAGDTYTYPRDTSKEQAFQWWMQVPKRTLVAEEDGEILGTYYIKANQLGGGAHVCNCGYMVSAAARGRGIARSMCEHSQELARELGFRAMQFNFVVSSNHTAVKLWTQLGFETLARLPEAFLHPSLGYVDALVMHKKLA, from the coding sequence ATGCAAACATCGCACAGAGTACAGGAACATAAGACCATGCAAATTCGCACCGCGACGATTGCCGACTTCGAAAAAATCTGGCCTATCTTCCATGCTGTGGTGAGTGCGGGCGACACCTACACCTACCCGCGCGACACCAGCAAAGAACAAGCTTTTCAATGGTGGATGCAAGTACCAAAAAGAACGCTGGTGGCGGAAGAAGATGGCGAGATTCTCGGCACCTATTACATCAAAGCCAATCAACTCGGCGGCGGTGCGCACGTGTGTAATTGCGGCTATATGGTGTCGGCCGCCGCACGCGGTCGCGGCATTGCTCGCAGCATGTGTGAACACTCACAAGAACTCGCCCGCGAACTCGGCTTTCGGGCTATGCAATTCAATTTTGTCGTATCGAGTAACCACACTGCTGTAAAGCTGTGGACCCAACTGGGCTTTGAGACGCTAGCACGCTTACCCGAAGCATTCTTGCACCCGAGTTTGGGGTATGTGGATGCTCTGGTGATGCATAAGAAACTGGCCTGA
- a CDS encoding peptidylprolyl isomerase — protein sequence MSELTVAMQTSKGTIHLKLFADQTPVTCASFVNLIQRGYYNGLNFHRVIANFMIQGGCPDGTGMGGPGYRFQDECTPQLPHDRAGILSMANAGPGTNGSQFFITHGPTPHLNGKHTVFGVVVSADDQKVVNSIARGDKIEKVTIEGDASALLAAQADNIAKWNEALTASGK from the coding sequence ATGAGCGAACTCACCGTAGCAATGCAAACAAGCAAAGGCACTATCCATCTCAAATTGTTCGCAGACCAAACACCTGTCACCTGTGCCAGCTTCGTCAATTTAATTCAACGTGGCTATTACAATGGACTCAACTTTCATCGCGTGATCGCCAATTTCATGATCCAAGGCGGCTGCCCTGATGGCACCGGCATGGGTGGTCCGGGTTACCGTTTCCAAGATGAATGCACACCACAATTGCCACATGATCGCGCTGGCATTTTGTCGATGGCAAACGCTGGTCCAGGCACTAATGGTAGTCAGTTCTTCATTACCCATGGTCCGACACCGCACTTGAATGGCAAACACACTGTGTTCGGCGTCGTCGTCAGTGCTGATGATCAAAAGGTAGTGAACAGCATTGCGCGCGGCGACAAAATTGAAAAAGTCACGATCGAAGGTGATGCGAGCGCCTTACTGGCTGCACAAGCAGACAACATAGCAAAGTGGAACGAGGCTTTGACAGCTAGCGGCAAATAA
- a CDS encoding ATP-binding protein: protein MSKSTRQWSEHRSSTKHFNLVVALHLLFGVLISLLLSTQACADITSNSGKPPTIVAPNGSLAPMLGAPAISNYDQKTYKAHSQNWVAVQDARGVMYFGNSNGILEFDGQRWQLIPSPGSLMVRALTIAADKTIFYGSIGDFGYLKISSTGKLQAVSLKDRIPENERLFNDVWQGESTPQGVYFLTRTKIFRLFEGKLSVLNAKLASSQATVVNGRLLYVDSERGISFLDGDQVRPLRVFASLNSNRRIMMTSMGQHQVLLGRMAGDFYSIDLTTLWDEKEQRYQADREDVQITQIAKRIVTPIDHLLDESHMYFYKIQALDAQRFAISTVKAGILILDKDGQLHRVINKNGGLLDNTVAGIFLDRHRNLWAQTNSGISHIELSAASSMFTSRNGVEGIAISVIRHQNRLYVGTYQGISYELPFKYSATQDVPQFQALRDGPSEIWAFKVVDGDLMAATGRGLYKIDHESAVRIPSSYGNSYSLGTSPRWPQHLFVGMMGGIEVFRRDREQWISLGKIPGVEENVRRITTDASGELWLSTEVQGVLRLHFSGDKPTQVGIKRLDLSHGLPEMAAGRLTMFDGELFLCSRKGLYRAQIADWREQGTDGTRFTPDSRFGKQFADGSLALNELHSDDQGGVLVQAENGVHWLKPDEQGKYVETSQAFVGVPPPDESLYLDGKDAVWIAGENLFRIDLQASKRRPKPFPALIRKVTANTKEAIFEGTYGVAGVIFPEELTSAKLRQAEQETVNLPYRQNALVFEFGAPYFEIPGSMRFQYQLQGFDKDWSEWDTATSKEYTNIPEGTYAFKVRAKNAFGVVSEEAIYVFQIQPPWYRSPWAYILWSVLALLTLALLIAAYTHRLRRNERRLEEEVRNRTKEVVEQREAAEKARHDIALLSEMGRKLTASLDPRAVQESLYTYVQALITCNTFGVGMVDWERRLIRFEYVVENGTELEPYSRSLDAKEQPAAQCVVFASELLINSLSIDTREFDSVLRLGKEVEPYLHKDARDFAMPRSAMYVPMMLQEKVVGVVSVQSEYANAFHENDLVVLRSLAAFAAVAFDNAESYVRLQQTQDKLVEQEKLAALGSVVAGVAHELNTPIGNSLLAASSLGEITSVFVDEIHAGTVRRSRLDSYADKAKTACDLLIRNLSNAADLITSFKQIAVDQTSDQRRRFELKPMVREVLFTLSNRLRRDEHEVHLDIAEGIQMDSFPGPLGQVITNLVMNAVIHGFENRRGGSIVIRGRRLDGNRVHLQLLDNGTGIAEEHLSRVFEPFFTTKMGQGGSGLGLHITYNIVTGVLGGTIVVESAVGKGTRFDITIPVVPKAH from the coding sequence GTGTCCAAATCGACGCGACAATGGAGTGAACATCGATCAAGCACCAAGCATTTCAACTTGGTGGTGGCCTTGCACTTGTTGTTTGGTGTGTTGATATCGCTGTTATTGTCGACTCAAGCCTGTGCCGACATTACCTCGAACTCCGGCAAACCTCCAACAATAGTGGCACCCAATGGTTCACTGGCACCGATGCTAGGTGCTCCCGCCATCAGCAACTACGATCAAAAGACCTACAAAGCACATAGTCAAAATTGGGTTGCGGTACAAGATGCGCGCGGCGTTATGTATTTTGGAAATTCAAACGGTATTCTTGAATTCGATGGCCAACGTTGGCAATTGATTCCCAGTCCGGGCAGTTTAATGGTGCGCGCATTGACGATCGCTGCCGATAAGACCATTTTTTACGGTTCGATTGGTGACTTCGGCTATCTCAAAATTTCGTCTACAGGAAAACTGCAGGCTGTTTCCCTAAAAGATCGTATCCCAGAAAATGAACGTCTGTTCAATGATGTCTGGCAGGGCGAGAGTACTCCTCAAGGCGTGTACTTTTTAACGCGCACTAAAATCTTTCGATTGTTTGAGGGCAAGCTCAGTGTACTGAATGCAAAACTAGCGTCATCACAAGCGACGGTGGTGAATGGTCGGCTGTTATATGTCGATAGTGAGCGAGGTATTAGTTTTCTCGATGGCGACCAAGTCAGGCCTCTCAGAGTTTTCGCTAGTTTGAATAGTAATCGTCGCATCATGATGACCAGCATGGGGCAGCATCAGGTCTTACTCGGACGCATGGCTGGTGATTTCTATTCGATCGATTTAACTACCTTATGGGACGAGAAGGAGCAGCGCTATCAAGCTGATCGTGAGGATGTGCAAATCACGCAAATTGCTAAACGTATCGTGACGCCAATTGATCATTTATTGGACGAGTCGCACATGTATTTTTACAAAATACAAGCACTTGATGCTCAGCGATTCGCGATTAGTACCGTCAAAGCGGGAATTTTAATTTTAGATAAAGATGGGCAACTGCATCGGGTCATTAATAAGAACGGAGGTTTGCTCGACAATACCGTTGCTGGGATTTTTTTGGATCGACATCGCAACTTGTGGGCGCAGACGAACTCGGGAATTTCGCATATTGAGCTGAGCGCTGCGAGTTCTATGTTCACCAGTCGCAATGGCGTCGAGGGTATCGCGATCTCTGTGATTCGTCATCAAAATCGCCTGTATGTGGGCACTTATCAAGGGATTTCTTATGAGCTGCCCTTTAAATATTCTGCCACCCAAGATGTCCCGCAGTTTCAAGCGCTACGTGATGGACCCAGCGAGATTTGGGCTTTCAAAGTAGTTGATGGCGATCTTATGGCGGCCACCGGGCGAGGCTTGTATAAGATCGATCATGAGAGTGCAGTGCGGATTCCGAGCTCTTATGGCAACAGCTATAGTCTGGGAACTAGCCCACGTTGGCCGCAGCATTTGTTTGTCGGCATGATGGGCGGGATTGAGGTTTTTCGTCGCGATCGCGAGCAATGGATATCCTTAGGAAAAATACCCGGTGTTGAGGAAAACGTTAGGAGAATCACGACAGATGCGAGTGGAGAGTTGTGGTTAAGTACCGAAGTGCAAGGCGTCTTGCGTCTCCATTTCAGTGGAGATAAACCGACTCAAGTGGGAATCAAACGTCTCGACCTGAGTCATGGACTGCCCGAGATGGCAGCTGGACGTTTAACCATGTTTGATGGTGAACTATTTTTGTGTAGTCGCAAAGGGTTATACCGCGCGCAAATCGCGGATTGGAGAGAGCAGGGAACCGATGGGACGCGGTTCACGCCAGATTCGCGCTTTGGCAAACAGTTTGCGGATGGTAGTCTCGCACTTAATGAGTTGCACAGTGATGACCAAGGTGGTGTCTTGGTGCAGGCGGAAAATGGCGTACATTGGCTTAAGCCAGATGAGCAAGGAAAGTATGTCGAAACTAGTCAGGCTTTTGTCGGCGTTCCTCCGCCTGATGAGTCCTTGTATTTGGATGGAAAAGATGCGGTGTGGATCGCTGGAGAAAATTTGTTTCGGATCGATCTTCAAGCCAGCAAACGGCGGCCTAAACCTTTCCCAGCGCTGATTCGCAAAGTCACCGCCAATACGAAAGAAGCGATTTTTGAAGGCACTTATGGAGTCGCAGGCGTGATCTTCCCAGAGGAACTGACCAGCGCGAAATTAAGACAAGCTGAACAAGAGACTGTCAATCTGCCTTACCGGCAAAATGCCCTAGTTTTCGAGTTCGGCGCTCCTTATTTTGAGATTCCGGGGAGTATGCGTTTTCAATATCAATTGCAAGGATTCGACAAAGATTGGAGTGAGTGGGACACCGCGACCAGTAAGGAATATACCAATATTCCAGAGGGGACTTACGCCTTTAAAGTACGTGCCAAAAACGCCTTCGGTGTCGTCAGTGAAGAGGCGATTTATGTATTTCAGATTCAACCCCCATGGTACCGCAGCCCTTGGGCCTACATCCTTTGGAGCGTACTCGCGCTGCTGACCTTAGCTTTGCTGATCGCCGCTTACACGCATCGATTACGTAGAAATGAGAGACGCTTAGAAGAGGAAGTGCGGAATCGGACGAAAGAGGTAGTGGAACAACGAGAGGCCGCCGAGAAGGCTAGACATGATATTGCATTACTCAGTGAGATGGGCCGAAAGTTGACTGCATCGTTGGATCCTCGCGCGGTTCAAGAAAGCCTTTACACCTATGTTCAAGCGCTCATTACTTGTAATACTTTCGGCGTTGGCATGGTGGACTGGGAACGACGCCTGATTCGCTTTGAATACGTGGTAGAAAACGGAACGGAGTTAGAACCCTATTCGCGTAGCCTAGATGCGAAAGAACAGCCCGCCGCACAATGTGTCGTATTTGCGAGTGAATTGCTGATCAATTCTTTAAGTATTGATACGCGCGAATTCGATAGCGTTTTACGTCTAGGAAAAGAGGTCGAGCCCTACTTACATAAAGACGCACGTGACTTCGCCATGCCACGTTCGGCGATGTATGTCCCCATGATGTTGCAGGAAAAAGTAGTGGGGGTTGTATCCGTACAGAGCGAGTATGCCAATGCGTTCCATGAAAACGATTTAGTGGTTCTGCGTTCCTTAGCCGCCTTTGCCGCGGTCGCATTTGATAACGCGGAGTCTTACGTCCGTTTGCAGCAAACGCAAGATAAGTTGGTTGAACAAGAGAAGCTCGCCGCGCTGGGCTCTGTGGTAGCGGGGGTGGCGCATGAATTGAATACACCGATCGGTAACAGTTTGTTAGCGGCGAGTTCGCTCGGTGAAATCACCAGTGTGTTTGTGGATGAAATTCATGCAGGCACCGTCCGCCGCTCGCGGCTTGATTCGTATGCAGACAAAGCGAAGACAGCGTGCGATTTGTTGATACGAAATTTATCCAACGCAGCAGATCTCATTACGAGCTTTAAGCAAATCGCGGTGGACCAAACTTCCGATCAGCGCCGCCGATTTGAGTTGAAGCCGATGGTTCGGGAGGTTCTCTTTACGCTGTCCAATCGCCTGCGCCGTGATGAACATGAAGTCCATCTTGATATCGCGGAAGGGATACAGATGGATAGCTTCCCTGGTCCTTTGGGACAAGTCATCACGAATTTAGTAATGAATGCAGTGATTCATGGATTTGAAAATCGGCGTGGCGGTAGCATTGTCATTCGTGGGCGTCGACTCGACGGAAACCGCGTCCACCTGCAACTCCTTGATAATGGAACGGGCATCGCAGAAGAACATCTATCACGCGTTTTTGAACCATTCTTCACGACCAAAATGGGGCAAGGCGGAAGTGGTCTCGGGCTGCATATTACCTACAATATCGTGACTGGCGTATTGGGAGGCACCATCGTGGTGGAAAGTGCGGTCGGCAAGGGCACGCGTTTCGACATCACCATTCCGGTCGTGCCGAAGGCACACTAA
- a CDS encoding histone deacetylase family protein: MGAHHPECPERLGAVNDHLLAKGLLDYMDACDAPLATREQLARAHSGFYLDEFAEIAQQVPEGGLVQIDPDTSINAYSYQAALRSAGAVVLAMDMVLGGKSPAAFCNIRPPGHHAERSNAGGFCFFNNVAVGIRHAVAVHGLERVALIDFDVHHGNGSEDILFNDEHVLMCSIFEKNLYPFCGDVPMGSNMINVGLPARSGGEAFRQAVEQQWIPALNAYQPQLIVISAGFDGHREDDMGNLGLVESDYEWVTRQIMKVANQHAQGRVVSCLEGGYALSALGRSAAAHVRVLIGAD, translated from the coding sequence ATGGGTGCCCATCATCCCGAGTGCCCCGAGAGATTAGGGGCCGTGAATGACCACCTCCTCGCGAAAGGCCTGTTGGATTACATGGATGCCTGCGATGCTCCGCTTGCGACACGCGAGCAATTGGCGCGTGCCCATAGTGGTTTTTATTTGGATGAGTTTGCCGAAATTGCACAGCAGGTGCCGGAAGGTGGTTTGGTGCAAATTGATCCCGATACCAGCATCAACGCCTACTCCTACCAAGCCGCCTTACGGTCTGCGGGCGCGGTCGTGTTGGCGATGGATATGGTGCTGGGCGGAAAATCACCTGCAGCGTTTTGCAATATTCGGCCACCGGGACACCATGCCGAGCGCAGCAATGCGGGAGGATTCTGCTTCTTCAATAATGTGGCAGTGGGGATTCGGCATGCCGTCGCGGTGCACGGTCTTGAACGGGTCGCCTTAATTGATTTCGATGTACATCATGGCAATGGCAGTGAAGATATTTTGTTTAATGATGAACATGTCTTGATGTGCTCTATTTTTGAAAAGAATTTGTATCCTTTCTGTGGTGATGTGCCGATGGGCTCCAACATGATCAATGTCGGTTTGCCTGCACGCAGCGGCGGTGAAGCCTTTCGACAAGCCGTGGAACAACAATGGATTCCGGCATTGAATGCCTACCAGCCACAGCTGATTGTCATTTCGGCTGGATTTGATGGCCATCGTGAAGATGATATGGGCAATTTAGGTTTGGTGGAAAGTGACTATGAATGGGTCACGCGTCAGATTATGAAAGTCGCCAATCAACATGCCCAAGGTCGCGTGGTATCTTGCTTGGAAGGTGGTTACGCATTATCCGCCCTAGGGCGTAGTGCTGCTGCGCACGTACGAGTATTGATTGGTGCAGATTAG